The following proteins come from a genomic window of Micromonospora echinofusca:
- a CDS encoding lytic transglycosylase domain-containing protein, with protein sequence MGDTQLVVDGEDRKTLRPLRPAAPIDRPLAESGAVPGPATRLPRPRRPWLRSTSTEDTKPATEAKAAEAKAAEAKPVEKAKPAAEPATETKPATAAKPDEPAATTAAQPEDRSAPDTEGGGAAGKPATATSATGAAATGSGAKDGDGAASGAGDLAQTKVDLPATKPAAGPRRRRVQFAHAVRQPPHRVAIAAARATRDWSRRPSGRLTLPGVFLLALVAATAAAGALLVPATARGTRPVAVDATSPAPTTDPQAPLPGGTPPPGGMPLPTQTALPPGTAPTGPVVGGSTGRPSDALAGWAAQVGPKVGISPVAMQAYGYAEVVLAQTNRSCGLSWTTLAAIGFVESGHGQANGATLRQDGKALPEIIGLPLDGQGGRMRIPDTDRGVMDKDPVLDRAVGPMQFIPTTWQEIGADADNDGVKDPHDLDDAALAAGNYLCKGGRNLTIPADWWNAILSYNDVRRYAQDVYDTANRYGQASRT encoded by the coding sequence ATGGGTGATACTCAACTTGTGGTGGACGGCGAGGACAGGAAGACCCTTCGGCCCCTGCGGCCGGCGGCACCCATCGACAGGCCGCTCGCCGAATCCGGCGCCGTGCCCGGGCCCGCGACGCGGTTGCCGCGTCCCCGCCGCCCCTGGCTGAGATCCACCTCCACGGAGGACACGAAGCCGGCCACCGAGGCGAAGGCAGCCGAGGCGAAGGCAGCCGAGGCGAAGCCGGTGGAGAAGGCGAAGCCGGCCGCAGAGCCCGCCACCGAGACGAAGCCGGCCACGGCCGCGAAGCCGGACGAGCCTGCCGCCACCACGGCCGCGCAGCCGGAGGACAGGAGCGCCCCCGACACGGAGGGCGGCGGCGCGGCCGGCAAGCCGGCCACCGCGACCTCGGCCACGGGAGCGGCGGCCACCGGGAGCGGGGCGAAGGACGGCGACGGCGCGGCGTCGGGCGCAGGCGACCTCGCGCAGACGAAGGTCGACCTGCCCGCGACGAAACCGGCCGCCGGGCCCCGGCGCCGCCGGGTGCAGTTCGCGCACGCCGTACGCCAGCCTCCGCACCGCGTCGCGATCGCCGCCGCCCGAGCCACGCGGGACTGGTCGCGGCGACCCAGCGGGCGACTCACCCTGCCCGGGGTGTTCCTGCTCGCCCTGGTCGCGGCGACGGCTGCGGCCGGCGCGCTGCTGGTGCCCGCGACGGCCCGGGGGACCCGGCCGGTCGCGGTCGACGCCACCTCCCCCGCCCCGACCACCGACCCCCAGGCGCCCCTGCCCGGCGGCACGCCACCGCCCGGCGGGATGCCACTGCCCACCCAGACGGCGCTGCCGCCCGGCACGGCACCGACCGGCCCGGTCGTCGGCGGCTCCACCGGTCGGCCGTCGGACGCGCTGGCCGGGTGGGCCGCCCAGGTCGGACCCAAGGTCGGCATCTCGCCGGTGGCCATGCAGGCGTACGGCTACGCCGAGGTGGTGCTCGCCCAGACCAACCGCAGCTGCGGGCTGAGCTGGACCACGCTGGCGGCCATCGGGTTCGTCGAGTCGGGGCACGGTCAGGCCAACGGCGCGACGCTCCGCCAGGACGGCAAGGCTCTGCCCGAGATCATCGGCCTGCCGCTCGACGGGCAGGGCGGCCGGATGCGCATCCCCGACACCGACCGCGGCGTGATGGACAAGGACCCGGTCCTCGACCGGGCGGTCGGGCCGATGCAGTTCATCCCGACGACCTGGCAGGAGATCGGGGCCGACGCCGACAACGACGGCGTCAAGGACCCGCACGACCTGGACGACGCCGCCCTCGCCGCCGGCAACTACCTCTGCAAGGGCGGCCGGAACCTCACCATCCCGGCCGACTGGTGGAACGCGATCCTGTCCTACAACGACGTCCGCCGCTACGCCCAGGACGTCTACGACACCGCCAACCGGTACGGACAGGCCAGCCGCACGTGA
- a CDS encoding FmdB family zinc ribbon protein, whose amino-acid sequence MPRYEFRCRACGDTFEVNRPMARAAEPASCPQGHADTVKLLSTVAVTGRGGGASGGAPAPAGGGCCGGGCGC is encoded by the coding sequence ATGCCCCGGTACGAGTTTCGTTGCCGCGCCTGCGGCGACACCTTCGAGGTCAACCGTCCGATGGCGCGGGCCGCTGAGCCGGCGTCCTGCCCACAGGGGCACGCCGACACAGTCAAGCTCCTCTCCACCGTCGCGGTCACCGGCCGGGGCGGCGGTGCGTCCGGTGGCGCGCCGGCGCCGGCCGGCGGAGGGTGCTGCGGCGGCGGCTGCGGCTGCTGA
- a CDS encoding ATP-binding protein: protein MSPRIHLPSGLVTFVFTDIEGSTRLAQLLGPDYPPVLREHRRLLRRTIAATEGAELLTEGDSFFLAFGDATAALTACLTAQRALASHEWPTADAVPRVRMGLHTGWAEPRDGEYVSPEVHRAARVAAAAHGGQVLCSASTARHVEPLPPDASLIDLGLHRLRGFDDRERLYQLVAPGLERQFPRPRTADASAHNLPTPVTSFVGRDAELAELRRLVEAHRLVTVLGAGGAGKTRLAVELAVDLVESHPDGVWFVDIAAVTDPGLVAFEVAAVLGLRPEPGRPMVDTLVEYAAARRMLILLDTCDAQPAASADVISRLLAGGMGVRVLATSRESFGLPGEVVWRIPSLSVDPPVEGAESDAVALLLDRTAAARGGRPPDPAESADLRRVVRRLDGLPLAIELAAARLRVLSVGQLAARLDDVLGTLDAGREDPSPAEPVPSGDRQDGVDPVAAAVGMASPSPAVRAVQRSATERHLTMQATVTWSYRTLGPRAARLLRWLAVFAGPVDLAAVEWLLGDDPLDPLSVLVDKSMVLAEPHAAGSTYRMLDPIRAYAARRLVEAGEERSARNRHVAWSMHALERAHLGPDGRPVTLSLYALDPLAGELRAALRWCATGGSARAGLRLAGGLDQWWRERGLAREGRLWLFRLYGRIAETGERIPEAELAAAYHMHSLHAGADGEFAEELRYSQRAEAAARQAGDAGLLARVLAGRAAPLVDLGQFAEAERICREVIDWASGQEVLGDALFGVFSLAELLWRRGALDEAAELLGAARPVEAARPVERGRRSVDMLLGMVALARGDLVAAHEHLQVALRSRMSHGFHGRACDTLNAMAVRCAAGGDGLTAARLFGAAGATRASMRCAPGIYGGYWAQRQGELRRELGDAAFDGAYGEGTELGLEEAAALALAVEHPDLAAGSARFGAGHARVAPRQTVSPDRRRHHTGHA from the coding sequence ATGTCGCCACGGATCCATCTCCCGAGCGGGTTGGTGACCTTCGTCTTCACCGACATCGAGGGCTCCACCCGGCTGGCCCAGCTGCTCGGGCCGGACTACCCGCCGGTGCTGCGGGAGCACCGGCGCCTGCTGCGCCGTACGATCGCCGCGACCGAGGGCGCGGAGCTGCTGACCGAGGGGGACTCGTTCTTCCTCGCCTTCGGCGACGCGACCGCCGCACTGACCGCCTGCCTGACCGCCCAGCGGGCGCTGGCCAGCCACGAGTGGCCCACCGCCGACGCCGTGCCCCGGGTGCGGATGGGGCTGCACACCGGCTGGGCGGAGCCGCGCGACGGCGAGTACGTCAGCCCGGAGGTGCACCGCGCGGCGCGGGTGGCCGCCGCCGCCCACGGCGGCCAGGTGCTCTGCTCGGCGTCGACGGCGCGGCACGTGGAGCCGTTGCCGCCCGACGCGTCCCTGATCGACCTCGGCCTGCACCGGCTGCGCGGCTTCGACGACCGGGAACGGCTCTACCAACTGGTCGCCCCCGGCCTGGAGCGGCAGTTCCCGCGACCCCGCACCGCCGACGCGAGCGCACACAACCTGCCCACCCCGGTCACCTCGTTCGTCGGCCGGGACGCCGAGCTCGCCGAGCTGAGGCGGCTGGTGGAGGCGCACCGGCTGGTCACCGTCCTCGGCGCGGGTGGCGCGGGCAAGACGCGGCTGGCCGTGGAGCTCGCCGTCGACCTGGTGGAGTCCCATCCGGACGGGGTCTGGTTCGTCGACATCGCCGCGGTCACCGACCCGGGCCTGGTGGCGTTCGAGGTCGCCGCCGTGCTCGGTCTGCGTCCCGAGCCGGGCCGCCCGATGGTGGACACCCTGGTGGAGTACGCGGCCGCGCGCCGCATGCTCATCCTCCTGGACACCTGCGACGCCCAGCCGGCCGCCTCGGCCGACGTGATCTCCCGGCTGCTCGCGGGCGGGATGGGCGTCCGGGTGCTCGCCACCAGCCGGGAGTCGTTCGGGCTGCCGGGCGAGGTGGTCTGGCGGATCCCGTCGTTGTCGGTCGACCCGCCGGTCGAGGGGGCGGAGAGCGACGCCGTCGCGCTGCTGCTGGACCGGACGGCGGCGGCCCGGGGCGGCCGGCCCCCGGACCCGGCGGAGTCGGCCGACCTGCGGCGGGTGGTGCGCCGGCTGGACGGGTTGCCGCTCGCCATCGAGCTGGCCGCCGCCCGGTTGCGGGTGCTCTCCGTCGGTCAGCTCGCCGCGCGTCTCGACGACGTGCTGGGCACCCTCGACGCGGGGCGGGAGGACCCGTCCCCGGCGGAGCCGGTACCGTCGGGCGACCGGCAGGACGGCGTGGATCCGGTGGCGGCGGCCGTGGGGATGGCGTCGCCCAGCCCGGCCGTCCGGGCGGTGCAGCGCTCCGCCACCGAGCGGCACCTGACCATGCAGGCCACGGTCACCTGGTCGTACCGGACGCTGGGGCCACGGGCCGCCCGGCTGCTGCGCTGGCTGGCGGTCTTCGCCGGCCCGGTGGACCTGGCGGCGGTGGAGTGGCTGCTCGGCGACGACCCGCTCGATCCGCTCTCGGTGCTGGTCGACAAGTCGATGGTGCTGGCCGAGCCGCACGCCGCGGGCAGCACCTACCGGATGCTCGACCCGATCCGGGCGTACGCGGCGCGGCGGCTGGTGGAGGCGGGGGAGGAGCGGTCGGCCCGCAACCGGCACGTGGCGTGGTCGATGCACGCGCTGGAACGGGCGCACCTGGGCCCGGACGGGCGGCCGGTGACCCTGTCGCTCTACGCCCTCGACCCGCTCGCCGGCGAGCTGCGGGCCGCGCTGCGCTGGTGCGCCACCGGCGGCAGTGCCCGCGCCGGTCTGCGGCTGGCCGGGGGCCTCGACCAGTGGTGGCGGGAGCGGGGCCTGGCCCGGGAGGGGCGACTCTGGCTGTTCCGGCTGTACGGGCGCATCGCCGAGACCGGGGAGCGGATCCCGGAGGCCGAGCTGGCGGCGGCGTACCACATGCACTCGCTGCACGCCGGCGCGGACGGCGAGTTCGCCGAGGAGCTGCGCTACTCCCAGCGGGCGGAGGCGGCGGCCCGGCAGGCGGGCGACGCGGGCCTGCTCGCCCGGGTGCTCGCCGGGCGGGCCGCCCCGCTGGTCGACCTGGGACAGTTCGCGGAGGCCGAGCGGATCTGCCGCGAGGTGATCGACTGGGCGTCCGGCCAGGAGGTGCTCGGCGACGCGCTCTTCGGGGTGTTCAGCCTGGCCGAGCTGCTGTGGCGGCGGGGCGCCCTGGACGAGGCGGCCGAGCTGCTGGGCGCGGCGCGACCGGTGGAGGCGGCCCGGCCGGTGGAGCGGGGGCGGCGCTCCGTCGACATGCTGCTCGGGATGGTCGCCTTGGCGCGTGGGGACCTCGTCGCCGCGCACGAGCACCTCCAGGTGGCGCTCCGCTCGCGGATGAGCCACGGCTTCCACGGCCGGGCCTGCGACACGTTGAACGCGATGGCGGTGCGCTGCGCGGCCGGCGGCGACGGGCTGACGGCGGCCCGCCTGTTCGGCGCGGCGGGGGCGACCCGGGCGAGCATGCGCTGCGCCCCGGGCATCTACGGCGGGTACTGGGCGCAGCGGCAGGGGGAGCTGCGCCGGGAGTTGGGCGACGCGGCCTTCGACGGCGCGTACGGCGAGGGGACCGAGCTGGGGCTGGAGGAGGCGGCGGCGCTGGCCCTCGCCGTCGAGCACCCGGACCTGGCGGCCGGCTCGGCGCGGTTCGGCGCCGGTCACGCCCGCGTGGCGCCCCGCCAGACCGTCAGTCCCGACCGGCGCCGCCACCACACGGGGCACGCCTGA
- a CDS encoding phospholipase, with protein MPRRLTTLLASAALTMLFVFGVSSPAAAVTTSQKLSVLSSWTQTSATSYNSWNSGRLNKGAWAAYEFNWSTDYCSSSPDNPLGFNFSLSCYRHDFGYRNYKAMSRFSANKARLDSAFYADLKRVCATYNSVVRPACTSLAWTYYQAVSAFGSVAAVQQADIDRAARMKADAERRAALSR; from the coding sequence GTGCCCAGACGCCTCACCACCCTGCTCGCCTCGGCCGCGCTCACGATGCTCTTCGTCTTCGGGGTCTCCTCCCCCGCCGCCGCCGTCACGACCTCGCAGAAGCTCTCCGTCCTGTCCAGCTGGACGCAGACGAGCGCCACCAGCTACAACTCCTGGAACTCGGGCCGGCTGAACAAGGGCGCCTGGGCGGCGTACGAGTTCAACTGGTCGACCGACTACTGCTCGTCGAGCCCGGACAACCCGCTCGGCTTCAACTTCAGTCTCTCCTGCTACCGGCACGACTTCGGCTACCGCAACTACAAGGCGATGAGCCGGTTCTCGGCGAACAAGGCCCGGCTGGACAGCGCCTTCTACGCCGACCTGAAGCGGGTCTGCGCCACGTACAACAGCGTCGTGCGGCCCGCCTGCACCAGCCTCGCCTGGACGTACTACCAGGCCGTCAGCGCCTTCGGCTCGGTCGCCGCCGTGCAGCAGGCCGACATCGACCGCGCCGCCCGGATGAAGGCCGACGCCGAGCGCCGCGCCGCCCTGAGCCGCTGA
- a CDS encoding glycoside hydrolase family 10 protein, which produces MKATRLGAAGLAAALLGALVAATPASAAPDAATTAASTTTCVTDPATPKRQFRAMWISSVVNIDWPSKASQTAPDRIAAQQAEYRQLLDLAERLNHNAVVVQVRPTADAFWPSPHEPWSEYLTGVRGENPGWDPLKFVVSEAHKRNLEFHAWFNPYRISMPAPGGAGADINQLAPNHPVREHPEWTFAYPPAGVAGSRLYYNPGVPEVREFVQTAMMDAVKRYDVDGVHFDDYFYPYPSGTHQVPDDATFAAHNRGFTDKADWRRDNINLLIQEMNAKIKAEKPWVKFGVSPFGIWRNQSVDPLGSDTTGSQSYDIISADTRKWVKEEWIDYIVPQLYWYMGQYPAADYTRLVPWWADVVKGTRVQLYIGQADYKSGDPVYGSFWMNPRELSNHLTLNRQYPEVLGNVHFSAVQVRANRLGATDIYAAEHYSRPALVPTMTHLPKKPLLMPVVTKAARQDDGVHLSWLQPADGVGPLGTATSYAIYRFDGTGLAGRCDFADAAHLVDTVRADAGTRTQSWVDTTAEAGKRYTYYVTALDRLANESPASPPAFVR; this is translated from the coding sequence ATGAAGGCAACTCGGCTCGGAGCCGCCGGGCTGGCCGCCGCACTGCTCGGCGCGCTCGTCGCCGCCACCCCGGCGAGCGCGGCGCCCGACGCGGCGACCACCGCCGCCTCCACCACCACCTGCGTCACCGACCCGGCCACCCCGAAGCGGCAGTTCCGGGCCATGTGGATCTCCTCGGTCGTCAACATCGACTGGCCGAGCAAGGCGTCCCAGACCGCGCCCGACCGCATCGCCGCGCAGCAGGCCGAGTACCGCCAGCTGCTCGACCTCGCCGAGCGGCTGAACCACAACGCCGTGGTCGTCCAGGTCCGGCCGACCGCCGACGCGTTCTGGCCCTCGCCCCACGAGCCCTGGTCGGAGTACCTGACCGGGGTGCGTGGCGAGAACCCGGGCTGGGACCCGCTGAAGTTCGTGGTCTCCGAGGCGCACAAGCGCAACCTCGAGTTCCACGCCTGGTTCAACCCGTACCGCATCTCCATGCCCGCCCCGGGCGGCGCCGGCGCCGACATCAACCAGCTCGCGCCGAACCACCCGGTGCGCGAGCACCCGGAGTGGACCTTCGCCTACCCGCCGGCCGGGGTCGCCGGCAGCCGGCTCTACTACAACCCCGGCGTCCCGGAGGTCCGCGAGTTCGTGCAGACCGCGATGATGGACGCGGTCAAGCGGTACGACGTCGACGGCGTGCACTTCGACGACTACTTCTACCCCTACCCGAGCGGCACCCACCAGGTGCCCGACGACGCCACCTTCGCGGCGCACAACCGGGGCTTCACCGACAAGGCCGACTGGCGGCGGGACAACATCAACCTGCTGATCCAGGAGATGAACGCCAAGATCAAGGCCGAGAAGCCATGGGTGAAGTTCGGCGTCAGCCCGTTCGGCATCTGGCGCAACCAGTCGGTCGACCCGCTGGGCTCGGACACCACCGGCAGCCAGTCGTACGACATCATCTCCGCCGACACCCGCAAATGGGTCAAGGAGGAGTGGATCGACTACATCGTGCCGCAGCTCTACTGGTACATGGGCCAGTACCCGGCCGCCGACTACACCCGGCTGGTGCCGTGGTGGGCGGACGTGGTCAAGGGCACCCGGGTGCAGCTCTACATCGGGCAGGCCGACTACAAGAGCGGTGACCCGGTCTACGGCTCGTTCTGGATGAACCCGCGGGAGCTGTCGAACCACCTGACGCTCAACCGGCAGTACCCGGAGGTCCTGGGCAACGTCCACTTCTCGGCCGTTCAGGTGCGGGCCAACCGGCTCGGCGCGACCGACATCTACGCCGCCGAGCACTACTCCCGCCCGGCGCTGGTCCCGACCATGACGCACCTGCCGAAGAAGCCGCTGCTCATGCCGGTCGTCACCAAGGCCGCGCGGCAGGACGACGGAGTCCACCTGAGCTGGCTCCAGCCGGCCGACGGCGTGGGCCCGCTCGGCACCGCCACCTCGTACGCGATCTACCGCTTCGACGGGACCGGCCTGGCCGGCCGGTGCGACTTCGCCGACGCCGCGCACCTGGTCGACACGGTCCGCGCCGACGCGGGCACCCGGACCCAGTCCTGGGTGGACACGACGGCCGAGGCCGGCAAGCGGTACACCTACTACGTGACCGCGCTCGACCGACTGGCGAACGAGAGCCCGGCGAGCCCGCCGGCGTTCGTCCGCTGA
- a CDS encoding glycoside hydrolase family 43 protein has protein sequence MTVGTSRRRGAAAVLAAALFAAGCGGGEEPSNTGDDARMFTNPVVRTDAPDPQAIRVGDTWYLFHTNAGGRNVPVLTSTDLVDWTPAGDALPELPAWADAGKTWAPEAIEPAPGRFALYYTVAGRESGRQCVGRAVASAPQGPYRDDSTGPLICQAELGGAIDASPFRDTDGSLWLLWKNDGNAIGVDTWIWSQRLSDDGLRLLGEPTKLLKQTEPWEGALIEGPFLHRHDGRLFLFFAANAYDRAEYAEGYAVCESPAGPCVKAPENPILKTNEAASGPGHASMVVKDGRTWLLYHAWPPGQEGTVDPGRQVWLDEVVWTDGKPVVKGPTAGPQQRP, from the coding sequence ATGACGGTCGGGACCAGTCGGCGGCGCGGCGCGGCGGCGGTGCTCGCCGCCGCGCTGTTCGCCGCCGGTTGCGGTGGTGGAGAAGAACCCTCGAACACGGGAGACGACGCGCGCATGTTCACCAACCCGGTCGTACGCACCGACGCGCCCGACCCGCAGGCGATCCGGGTGGGCGACACCTGGTACCTGTTCCACACGAACGCCGGTGGCCGCAACGTCCCGGTGCTCACCTCCACGGATCTGGTCGACTGGACGCCGGCCGGGGACGCGCTGCCGGAACTGCCGGCGTGGGCGGACGCCGGGAAGACCTGGGCGCCCGAGGCGATCGAACCGGCCCCGGGCCGGTTCGCGCTCTACTACACCGTCGCCGGGCGCGAGTCGGGGCGGCAGTGCGTCGGGCGGGCCGTGGCGAGCGCGCCGCAGGGGCCGTACCGGGACGACTCGACCGGCCCGCTGATCTGCCAGGCGGAGCTGGGCGGGGCGATCGACGCCAGCCCGTTCCGGGACACCGACGGCAGCCTCTGGCTGCTGTGGAAGAACGACGGCAACGCCATCGGGGTGGACACCTGGATCTGGTCGCAGCGCCTCTCGGACGACGGGCTGCGCCTGCTCGGCGAGCCGACGAAGCTGCTGAAGCAGACCGAGCCGTGGGAGGGCGCCCTGATCGAGGGCCCGTTCCTGCACCGCCACGACGGCAGGCTGTTCCTGTTCTTCGCCGCCAACGCCTACGACCGGGCCGAGTACGCGGAGGGCTACGCGGTCTGCGAGTCGCCCGCCGGGCCGTGCGTGAAGGCCCCGGAGAACCCGATCCTGAAGACCAACGAGGCCGCCTCCGGGCCGGGGCACGCCTCCATGGTGGTCAAGGACGGGCGCACCTGGCTGCTCTACCACGCCTGGCCGCCGGGCCAGGAGGGCACGGTCGACCCGGGCCGCCAGGTCTGGCTCGACGAGGTCGTCTGGACCGACGGCAAGCCCGTCGTCAAGGGCCCGACGGCGGGGCCCCAGCAGAGGCCCTGA
- a CDS encoding carbohydrate ABC transporter permease: MTTPTRTTRAPEPGRVGVPAAGRAPGTALRRTALYATLVALALVFLLPLVWMVITSLKTYTGAQQIPPTWLPEPISGYGYEQILNNSANPVLRWFANSMLAATAHALLVLATASMAAYALARMRFRGRGVFFALIVGTLFIPPTSLIIPNFLIVDELNWIDTLTVVIVPGAASAFGVFFLRQFFLSLPRELEEAAVLDGANQWQIFWRVVLPLSRPALATLAVLSFLTNWNDFLWPIFVLFSPETLTLPPGLGLLQGAYVTDYPVIMAGAVLASVPVLVLFVLAQRHIIQGVSRSGLKG; encoded by the coding sequence ATGACGACGCCCACGCGCACCACGCGCGCCCCCGAGCCGGGCCGGGTCGGTGTCCCGGCGGCCGGGCGCGCGCCGGGTACCGCGCTGCGCCGGACCGCGCTCTACGCCACCCTGGTCGCGCTCGCCCTGGTCTTCCTGCTGCCGCTGGTGTGGATGGTCATCACCTCGCTGAAGACCTACACCGGGGCCCAGCAGATCCCGCCGACCTGGCTGCCGGAGCCGATCTCCGGGTACGGCTACGAGCAGATCCTGAACAACTCGGCCAACCCCGTGCTGCGCTGGTTCGCCAACAGCATGCTGGCTGCCACCGCGCACGCGCTGCTGGTGCTGGCGACGGCCTCGATGGCCGCGTACGCCCTGGCCCGGATGCGCTTCCGCGGGCGCGGGGTGTTCTTCGCGCTGATCGTCGGGACGCTGTTCATCCCGCCGACCTCGCTGATCATCCCGAACTTCCTGATCGTCGACGAGCTGAACTGGATCGACACCCTGACCGTGGTGATCGTCCCCGGGGCGGCGAGCGCGTTCGGGGTGTTCTTCCTGCGGCAGTTCTTCCTCTCCCTGCCCCGGGAGCTGGAGGAGGCCGCGGTGCTGGACGGGGCCAACCAGTGGCAGATCTTCTGGCGGGTGGTGCTGCCGCTGTCCCGGCCGGCGCTGGCCACCCTGGCGGTGCTGTCGTTCCTCACGAACTGGAACGACTTCCTCTGGCCGATCTTCGTGCTGTTCAGCCCGGAGACGCTCACCCTGCCGCCGGGGCTGGGCCTGCTCCAGGGCGCCTACGTCACCGACTACCCGGTGATCATGGCGGGGGCGGTGCTGGCCAGCGTGCCGGTGCTGGTCCTCTTCGTGCTGGCCCAGCGGCACATCATCCAGGGTGTCTCCCGCAGCGGGCTGAAGGGATGA